One genomic segment of Chitinophaga parva includes these proteins:
- a CDS encoding RagB/SusD family nutrient uptake outer membrane protein: MKKFFILMILVGMSVGCSKKRLDLVDQSSYAYETYFTNSNAINQATIATYATMVHPGLWAREYYYIFDLLGNEAKRASFLLGPEQELGDYTFGSNNQDLGWLWQSLYRMIFRANLVLDRAAAWNPTATVDRAKVNQYVAEVKFLRAYAYLHLVTLWGDVPLYTDYKTTLNNNYLPRSPKSQVWQQIEKDLQEAQATDELPVAYAASDLGRVTKGAVTALLGKAYLYQQKYGPAQAEFAKLLQAPYTYKLCPVYDSLFSTTNQTNPENIFQIMDQQWTDWGVGSPYYMFGNGAEQVGKQTHTGRAMEYGFNDWKNVYLSNAAVKAFSYTNPHTGQPYVDPRARSTFYGTGPSGGDTVYCQQCATGPKAYPFNTSDPQGDYRWKKYEYYNQVASYGDPKSPINAQVIRLADVMLMLAETQIQQGNTGNEPLALIDSVRSRSGAVLYTTLGDKTSAMKILMHERQLELCGEEFRYFDLLRWGIAKQTINGEKAVDPGVGVTPFQDKHVLFPIPDNEKNYNPNVAAQVKDGWN, encoded by the coding sequence GCAGTTATGCATACGAGACGTATTTTACCAATTCCAATGCCATCAACCAGGCCACCATTGCCACTTACGCTACGATGGTGCACCCCGGCCTGTGGGCGCGTGAATATTATTACATCTTTGACCTGCTGGGCAATGAAGCCAAGCGCGCCAGCTTCCTGCTGGGCCCTGAACAGGAGCTGGGCGACTATACCTTTGGCAGCAACAACCAGGACCTGGGCTGGCTGTGGCAATCCCTTTACCGCATGATCTTCCGCGCTAACCTGGTGCTGGACCGTGCCGCCGCATGGAACCCTACCGCTACGGTAGACAGGGCCAAGGTGAACCAATACGTGGCGGAAGTGAAATTCCTGCGTGCCTACGCCTACCTGCACCTGGTAACCCTGTGGGGCGATGTGCCTTTGTATACCGATTATAAGACCACCCTCAATAATAACTACCTGCCCCGCAGCCCCAAATCACAGGTGTGGCAGCAGATAGAGAAAGACCTCCAGGAGGCACAAGCCACAGACGAACTACCGGTAGCCTATGCCGCCTCAGACCTGGGCCGCGTAACCAAAGGCGCGGTGACGGCGTTACTGGGCAAGGCTTACCTGTATCAGCAAAAATATGGGCCTGCACAGGCAGAATTTGCAAAACTGCTGCAGGCTCCCTATACCTATAAACTATGCCCCGTATACGACAGCCTTTTCTCCACCACCAACCAGACCAATCCCGAAAACATTTTCCAGATCATGGACCAGCAATGGACCGACTGGGGAGTGGGATCGCCTTACTATATGTTTGGCAACGGTGCAGAGCAGGTGGGCAAGCAAACGCACACCGGCCGCGCTATGGAGTATGGCTTTAACGACTGGAAGAATGTGTACCTGAGCAACGCCGCCGTGAAAGCATTTTCATACACCAATCCCCATACCGGCCAGCCTTACGTAGACCCCCGTGCGCGTTCCACTTTCTACGGCACCGGCCCATCTGGTGGCGATACGGTGTACTGCCAGCAGTGTGCTACCGGTCCTAAAGCATACCCGTTCAATACCAGTGACCCACAAGGTGATTACCGCTGGAAGAAATATGAATACTACAACCAGGTGGCCTCTTACGGCGACCCGAAGAGCCCTATCAATGCACAGGTGATCCGCCTGGCAGACGTAATGCTGATGCTGGCCGAAACACAGATCCAGCAAGGTAATACGGGCAATGAGCCCCTGGCCCTGATAGACAGCGTGCGCTCCCGCAGCGGTGCCGTATTGTACACCACCCTGGGTGATAAGACCAGTGCCATGAAGATCCTGATGCATGAACGCCAGCTGGAACTTTGCGGAGAAGAGTTCCGCTACTTTGACCTGCTGCGCTGGGGCATTGCCAAACAGACCATTAACGGGGAAAAGGCCGTGGATCCCGGGGTGGGCGTTACGCCCTTCCAGGATAAGCACGTGCTGTTCCCCATCCCTGATAACGAAAAAAATTACAATCCAAACGTAGCCGCACAGGTGAAGGACGGCTGGAACTAA
- a CDS encoding sialate O-acetylesterase, with amino-acid sequence MKKISLMLAILIAGVETFAAVKLPQVFTDNMVLQRDAPIPIWGWASPREKIAVRFHDQVKATRADAGGKWRITLDPEKAGGPYELTVQDRKLTNVLVGEVWICSGQSNMEFALRNAMNAPAEVANANYPEIRELTVAKRVSFTPRDDIESNGWQVCSPATAGSFSAVAYFFARKLQQELKVPIGLIHTSWGGTNIETWTSREALTTLDDFKDLESSKPGNIAGENNARLQALRDLLLQFEHGNITANDVPQWKRAAYDDRHWATLKAPAAWETQGLPGFDGVVWYRKTITLTAEQVGKPARLDAGIVDDGDSTFINGLPVGSMLGAYATPRKYNIPAGVLKAGENVIAIKVTDTGGAGGIIGEDNDLQLLIEGLSPITLVGDWKARVDTNYLMVPSRGPNAYPSLLFNAMLNPLIPYAIRGAIWYQGEANCDRAYQYRTTFPLMIKDWRQRWQEGDFPFYFVQLSSFNPGGRTLLTGSAWAELREAQYMTLALPNTGMAVTTDIGNPSDVHPANKQDVGLRLAMNALHTTYKLPVAPCGPLYKDMEVKGSDIVLHFTETAGGLQVRNRYGYLQGFQVAGADQQFHWAQARIENNNVVVHCDAVQTPLAVRYGWTDDAMDANLYNSEGLPASPFRTDNWKGLTEEKKYLVIK; translated from the coding sequence ATGAAGAAGATCAGCCTGATGCTTGCTATACTCATAGCAGGCGTGGAAACCTTTGCGGCAGTAAAACTGCCGCAGGTTTTCACAGACAACATGGTACTGCAGCGCGATGCACCTATTCCCATATGGGGATGGGCATCGCCCCGTGAAAAAATAGCGGTGCGTTTTCATGACCAGGTGAAGGCCACCAGGGCCGATGCAGGCGGTAAGTGGCGCATTACCCTGGACCCCGAAAAGGCAGGCGGCCCCTATGAACTGACCGTGCAGGACAGGAAACTTACCAATGTGCTCGTGGGCGAAGTGTGGATCTGCTCCGGGCAGTCCAATATGGAGTTTGCGCTGCGCAATGCCATGAACGCGCCCGCGGAAGTTGCCAATGCCAACTATCCTGAGATCCGGGAGCTGACGGTGGCAAAGCGTGTGAGCTTCACCCCGCGGGACGATATTGAATCAAACGGATGGCAGGTGTGCAGCCCGGCCACAGCAGGCAGCTTCAGCGCCGTGGCTTATTTCTTTGCCCGTAAGCTGCAGCAGGAGCTGAAGGTGCCCATAGGCCTCATCCACACCAGCTGGGGTGGCACAAATATAGAAACCTGGACCAGCAGGGAAGCCCTTACTACCCTGGATGATTTTAAAGACCTGGAAAGCAGCAAGCCCGGTAACATAGCCGGTGAAAACAACGCACGCCTGCAAGCTTTGCGTGACCTGCTGCTCCAGTTTGAGCACGGTAACATTACCGCTAATGATGTGCCCCAATGGAAAAGGGCCGCTTATGATGACCGTCACTGGGCTACACTAAAAGCGCCCGCTGCCTGGGAAACCCAGGGCCTGCCCGGCTTTGACGGCGTGGTATGGTACCGCAAGACCATTACCCTCACCGCGGAGCAGGTGGGAAAGCCCGCCCGCCTGGATGCAGGGATCGTAGATGATGGCGACAGCACTTTTATAAATGGCCTGCCGGTAGGCAGTATGCTGGGCGCGTATGCCACCCCCCGGAAATACAACATCCCTGCTGGTGTTTTGAAGGCAGGAGAGAATGTGATAGCCATTAAAGTGACAGATACCGGCGGTGCCGGTGGTATCATCGGCGAAGACAATGACCTGCAATTACTCATAGAAGGCCTTTCACCCATTACCCTTGTGGGAGACTGGAAAGCGCGGGTAGACACCAACTACCTGATGGTGCCTTCCCGGGGGCCCAATGCCTATCCCTCCCTGTTGTTTAACGCCATGCTGAACCCCCTCATCCCGTACGCTATCCGCGGCGCCATCTGGTACCAGGGCGAGGCCAATTGTGACCGCGCCTACCAGTACCGCACCACGTTCCCGCTCATGATCAAAGACTGGCGCCAGCGCTGGCAGGAAGGGGATTTTCCCTTCTACTTTGTGCAGCTGTCATCTTTCAATCCCGGTGGCCGTACGCTGCTGACCGGGAGCGCGTGGGCAGAATTGCGCGAAGCGCAGTACATGACCCTGGCCCTGCCCAATACCGGTATGGCCGTTACCACAGATATCGGCAATCCTTCCGATGTACATCCTGCCAACAAACAGGATGTAGGCCTGCGCCTGGCCATGAACGCACTGCACACCACCTACAAACTGCCGGTAGCGCCCTGTGGCCCGCTGTACAAGGATATGGAGGTGAAGGGCAGTGACATTGTGCTGCACTTTACTGAAACGGCTGGCGGACTGCAGGTGAGGAACCGCTATGGTTACCTGCAGGGATTCCAGGTGGCCGGGGCCGACCAGCAATTCCACTGGGCACAGGCCCGCATAGAAAATAATAATGTAGTAGTGCACTGTGACGCCGTACAAACCCCGCTGGCCGTAAGGTACGGCTGGACCGACGACGCCATGGATGCAAACCTGTACAATAGCGAAGGATTACCCGCATCGCCTTTTAGAACGGACAATTGGAAAGGACTAACGGAGGAAAAGAAATATCTCGTTATCAAGTAA
- a CDS encoding Ig-like domain-containing protein has protein sequence MKRLFTLLFLCCGLLPAVAQTYQTDVLRIGGGGLVTSVQHHPKVPKLHYITTDVGTAYRWDSTAQRWRGLFYNMAASNWPAACNNIAVAPNDATGNIIYATLNRSSDGGTVMKSTDGGQTWTDLNFNVRTNPNDNSDKRFGARLVVDPLRDSTVYVTTRLPKSGAETITGTYRSLDAGATWTKLDTLHGRFIVFDTAQGKLNGRTKRVYIACANGVYLSDDAGDTYTLLPGSPAGLNRGVLQANGILYATSGTYVYRYDGITWTDITPVPASSVGNYAAVAENPHNPQDIIVGSSNFNASMFKSSQGGASGTWSTVQGTRDNSENPYRGGSNIGNTIVDLSWEYFDSTKVWLTDIFNAYEGTNAMTNTGVWKVRAVGHEEVVPTGPVLSPPAGSANIVSTNTADVGGFDHKSLTAAPTKDLTVDFSYANSSGLELTSTAVMESNPNFMVRVGRGGWQGKGLGGFSTDGGLHYTQWICPDSAGGGRIAVAANAETLVWVPQGYNPLYSTDRGAHWTKCGGFTGSAFGWDIYIDYSQVFDVPAEMSPLAADKVNSKKFYIYLQGKMMVSEDGGVTFTPRATGLPDVGKVAYVKVETTPGKEGDVWLSIEGNGLYHSTNSGYSFRHVSNVQSARSVAVGKGATNLPAIYVYGTVGGVANSIFRSDDTATTWVNIANPPASQLYVMTADRQLYGRVFFGSFGNGFFVSTAQLVNPTGVVVTPAAVSVPANNTTTLQAFVTPAWANNKQVHWSSSDTTKVKVNDSTGVVTGIAVTSSPVTVTVTTASGGYTASVAVTVTNPISVKGIAITPNPDTIVQGHASTLAVVVTPVDASNKTLHWSSSDTTVAKVPLDTPVITGVGVGTATITATAVDSGYTSSITVRVINVLPDSLQIHGATSLNEGDTTRLSVTFFPGNTSNQNITWSSSDTTKAKVDANGLVTAKAPGAVTITATAAANGITATRAYTIGPKAFCGILSNPGFESGLSDWYIVGDSVNGALPAGLETTDVHGGTQAVLVTGGNAGVSSSGVMLVPGSKAVTFSAFTKVSGSPTWAGYGIDYVDSSGVKIEQDVFNATTTAWGNQSITRVSPPNTARVNVWTYKNGSGGRLYLDDFCVTIGTPVFVSSITLTPKPLSVAVGYTKKITPTIAPSNATWKAVTWSSSNTAIATVDGSGNVKGIALGTAIITCTPSDRGGAIATDTVTVTPPVPVTGVNVTPDSTIMGVGETFTLTANMQPSNASNTAMSWTSLNTTLATVNATTGAVLAKATGTVKIVGATVDGGYRDTSTITIVAAGSCGALTNNGFEAGLTSWQGGSLTTTDVHSGYRAAVVLTGTLSRQPALTFNVGDTIEFTAWAKITGNPVWAGFSLDMQTATGSKTTSMQATVSAVLWTQYTQRAVIPAGTTNFNFWASKATTGGNLYLDDLCVTVIPATSGSSSLSSQVMTAGNSRLKQAALAPEGNMEVKVYPNPVQRDINISVSNANGSRMQATLADMNGRILHQEIFYPQKGTYKLHLAQQPPKGVYILTVTGDNAKGSCKLIVL, from the coding sequence ATGAAAAGGCTTTTTACACTGCTCTTTTTATGTTGCGGTCTGTTACCCGCCGTGGCACAGACCTATCAGACCGACGTGCTCCGCATAGGAGGCGGCGGTTTGGTGACATCTGTTCAACACCACCCCAAGGTGCCAAAGCTCCACTACATCACTACAGATGTAGGCACCGCTTACCGGTGGGACAGTACCGCCCAGCGCTGGCGCGGACTGTTCTACAACATGGCTGCGTCTAACTGGCCAGCCGCCTGTAACAACATTGCCGTGGCACCAAACGACGCTACGGGCAATATCATCTACGCCACCTTAAACCGCTCATCAGACGGTGGCACGGTCATGAAATCTACCGATGGCGGCCAGACCTGGACCGATCTTAATTTCAACGTGCGGACAAACCCGAATGATAACTCCGACAAACGTTTTGGCGCCCGCCTGGTGGTAGATCCGTTGCGCGATAGTACCGTGTATGTGACCACCCGCCTGCCGAAAAGCGGCGCAGAAACCATTACCGGCACCTACCGCAGCCTGGACGCCGGCGCTACCTGGACCAAGCTGGATACCCTGCATGGCCGCTTCATTGTATTTGACACCGCGCAGGGCAAATTGAACGGGCGTACCAAACGGGTGTACATTGCCTGTGCCAATGGCGTGTACCTGAGCGATGATGCCGGCGATACCTACACGCTGCTGCCTGGCAGCCCTGCCGGCCTTAACCGGGGCGTGCTGCAGGCCAATGGTATTTTATATGCCACCAGCGGCACCTACGTGTACCGGTACGATGGCATCACCTGGACAGATATTACCCCGGTGCCGGCTTCCAGTGTGGGCAATTACGCCGCCGTGGCGGAAAACCCGCATAACCCGCAGGATATCATTGTGGGCTCCAGTAATTTCAATGCCAGCATGTTTAAAAGCAGCCAGGGTGGCGCCTCCGGCACCTGGAGCACTGTGCAGGGCACCCGCGATAACAGCGAGAACCCCTACCGCGGCGGCAGCAATATTGGCAATACGATTGTAGACCTGTCCTGGGAATACTTTGACTCCACCAAGGTATGGCTCACCGATATTTTCAATGCCTATGAAGGCACCAATGCAATGACCAACACCGGTGTGTGGAAAGTGCGCGCGGTGGGGCACGAAGAAGTGGTGCCCACCGGGCCGGTATTGTCGCCCCCCGCAGGCAGTGCTAATATTGTTTCTACCAATACGGCGGACGTAGGCGGCTTTGATCACAAATCCCTTACCGCCGCGCCTACAAAAGACCTGACCGTCGATTTTTCCTATGCCAATTCCAGTGGGCTGGAACTCACCAGTACAGCCGTAATGGAAAGCAATCCTAACTTTATGGTAAGGGTAGGGCGCGGCGGCTGGCAGGGGAAAGGCCTGGGCGGCTTTTCCACGGATGGTGGCCTGCACTATACCCAGTGGATCTGCCCGGACAGTGCCGGCGGCGGGCGTATTGCCGTAGCGGCCAATGCAGAGACCCTCGTGTGGGTGCCCCAGGGATACAATCCATTGTACTCCACTGACCGCGGCGCCCACTGGACCAAGTGCGGCGGCTTTACGGGCAGTGCATTTGGGTGGGATATATACATTGATTATTCCCAGGTGTTTGATGTGCCCGCGGAAATGAGCCCCCTTGCAGCGGATAAGGTGAACAGTAAAAAATTCTATATCTACCTCCAGGGCAAGATGATGGTGAGTGAAGACGGTGGTGTAACCTTCACCCCGCGCGCTACCGGCCTGCCGGATGTAGGCAAGGTGGCTTATGTGAAAGTGGAGACCACGCCCGGCAAGGAAGGCGACGTTTGGCTGTCCATCGAAGGCAATGGATTGTACCACTCTACAAACAGCGGCTACTCTTTCCGCCACGTCAGCAATGTGCAAAGCGCCCGCAGCGTGGCCGTAGGCAAAGGCGCCACCAACCTGCCTGCCATTTACGTGTATGGTACGGTAGGCGGTGTGGCGAACAGTATTTTCCGCTCTGATGATACGGCCACTACCTGGGTGAATATTGCTAACCCGCCGGCTTCACAGCTGTATGTAATGACCGCAGACCGGCAGTTGTACGGGCGCGTGTTCTTCGGTTCTTTCGGCAATGGGTTCTTTGTATCCACTGCACAACTGGTAAACCCCACGGGCGTGGTGGTAACGCCTGCTGCCGTATCGGTGCCGGCTAATAATACCACCACGCTGCAGGCCTTTGTAACGCCAGCGTGGGCCAATAATAAACAGGTGCACTGGTCTTCATCCGATACCACGAAAGTAAAGGTGAATGACAGCACCGGCGTGGTAACCGGCATTGCCGTGACCAGTAGCCCGGTAACCGTTACCGTTACCACAGCAAGTGGTGGTTATACTGCCAGTGTAGCCGTTACCGTTACAAACCCCATTTCCGTGAAAGGCATCGCCATCACACCAAACCCTGATACCATTGTGCAGGGGCATGCCTCCACCCTGGCGGTGGTGGTTACCCCGGTGGACGCCAGCAATAAAACGTTGCATTGGTCATCTTCCGATACCACGGTAGCCAAAGTACCGCTGGATACACCCGTGATTACGGGCGTGGGTGTGGGCACCGCCACCATTACCGCCACGGCGGTGGATAGCGGCTATACGTCCAGTATTACCGTACGCGTGATCAACGTGCTGCCAGACTCCCTGCAGATCCACGGCGCCACCTCCCTGAATGAAGGCGATACCACGCGCTTGTCGGTGACATTCTTCCCCGGCAATACCAGCAATCAAAATATCACCTGGTCCTCCAGCGATACAACCAAAGCAAAAGTGGATGCCAACGGGTTGGTAACTGCGAAGGCACCCGGTGCAGTGACCATCACCGCTACGGCAGCCGCAAATGGGATAACGGCCACCAGGGCCTATACCATTGGCCCCAAAGCCTTCTGCGGCATTCTCTCCAATCCCGGCTTTGAAAGCGGTCTTTCAGACTGGTACATTGTAGGCGATTCTGTGAACGGCGCATTGCCTGCCGGCCTGGAGACCACCGATGTACACGGCGGCACACAAGCCGTACTGGTAACTGGTGGCAACGCCGGCGTAAGCAGCAGCGGCGTTATGCTGGTACCCGGCAGCAAAGCAGTGACCTTCAGCGCCTTTACCAAAGTGTCCGGCTCCCCTACATGGGCAGGCTACGGCATTGACTATGTAGATTCTTCCGGCGTAAAAATAGAGCAGGATGTGTTTAATGCCACCACTACGGCGTGGGGCAATCAGTCCATTACCCGCGTGTCTCCGCCCAACACCGCCCGTGTAAATGTATGGACCTATAAGAATGGCAGTGGTGGCCGTTTGTACCTGGACGATTTCTGCGTCACCATTGGTACGCCGGTATTTGTAAGCAGCATTACCCTTACGCCCAAACCGCTTTCCGTAGCAGTGGGTTATACCAAGAAGATCACCCCCACCATAGCCCCCTCCAATGCTACCTGGAAAGCAGTGACCTGGTCGTCGTCCAACACGGCCATTGCCACGGTAGATGGCAGCGGTAATGTAAAAGGCATTGCCCTGGGCACGGCTATCATCACCTGCACCCCGTCTGACCGCGGCGGCGCCATTGCTACAGACACCGTAACAGTAACCCCGCCCGTGCCGGTGACCGGTGTGAATGTAACGCCTGACAGTACCATCATGGGGGTAGGTGAAACCTTTACCCTCACGGCAAACATGCAGCCGTCAAACGCATCTAACACGGCTATGAGCTGGACAAGCCTGAACACCACGCTGGCTACGGTGAACGCCACGACCGGCGCGGTGCTGGCCAAGGCTACCGGCACCGTTAAAATTGTAGGCGCCACCGTAGATGGCGGTTACCGCGATACCAGTACCATCACCATCGTGGCCGCGGGCAGCTGCGGCGCGCTGACCAACAACGGTTTTGAAGCAGGCCTTACCAGCTGGCAGGGCGGTTCGCTGACCACTACAGATGTACATTCCGGGTACCGCGCCGCCGTGGTGCTCACCGGCACCCTGAGCCGCCAGCCGGCACTTACCTTCAACGTAGGCGATACCATTGAATTTACCGCGTGGGCCAAGATCACCGGCAACCCGGTTTGGGCAGGCTTCAGCCTGGATATGCAAACCGCTACCGGTAGTAAAACCACCAGCATGCAGGCCACCGTGAGCGCCGTGCTCTGGACCCAGTATACCCAGCGTGCAGTGATCCCCGCCGGCACTACCAACTTTAACTTCTGGGCATCCAAAGCCACCACCGGTGGTAACCTGTATCTCGATGATCTTTGCGTCACGGTGATACCCGCCACCAGCGGCAGCAGCAGTTTGAGCAGCCAGGTGATGACGGCAGGTAACAGCCGCCTGAAACAGGCCGCCCTGGCCCCTGAAGGGAATATGGAAGTGAAAGTGTATCCTAACCCGGTGCAAAGGGATATCAATATCAGTGTAAGTAATGCCAATGGTAGCCGCATGCAGGCCACCCTCGCGGATATGAACGGCCGCATCCTGCACCAGGAAATATTCTACCCCCAGAAAGGAACGTACAAACTGCATTTGGCGCAACAGCCGCCCAAAGGCGTGTACATCCTGACGGTAACGGGTGATAACGCAAAAGGTAGCTGTAAATTGATCGTGTTGTAA
- a CDS encoding type VI secretion system baseplate subunit TssF produces MQFPPHYTSKETIRARLLQNAADFWGIRSTADVDPMVRLLIEALSGELYNLSNDLKNTEGRLLNKLAALLTPDLLTASLPAHALMQALPLEPVEQLSEYRHFVQGGKRSNAAVGDTVQDVFFTPAVPVTIYDAHLACMATGNRLYTYDPRRGKQLTAVAPAGRYLPMQTLWLGLRLRDGIANLDQLSFYFDWKNYTFENDWYQLLALCTCTINGVAQPLQTGFKHGASTHAGPRDPLEHTLSFDTMPVIIRDVLSFYNHHYLSFAGQPVIPDQQARMPHPPGFAAVFPEKELGQLQDPLLWVQLSFPAAIGQNLLDNVDVYTNAFPVINRRLHKLKHRFKGIGNIIPIKPDVQEHFLSVEYLSDSKGRNYRPVAYHQNEEQQQDAYSIRMGGAERFDSRNAREMINYLFELLRDESAAFSAYGYDFLTDVLKNLQQNLALVEQKAQQSLSAMTEATRYVIVKPQNPSEVMHLEYWTTQSEAANQLRSGMPLVQFEGSGTRPESLVLLTKPAGGRKSADQHNLLQAYKYGLMTRDRVVTEDDIKSFCRHELGSRVADIQVRRGVMVSVNPKEGLRKTTDILITQRPDWAYTEEEWAFTQRNLLQKLKTRSSLLTVFRVIGVEAGTSNYP; encoded by the coding sequence ATGCAATTCCCTCCCCACTACACCTCTAAAGAAACAATCCGGGCACGACTGTTGCAAAATGCGGCCGACTTTTGGGGAATACGTTCTACAGCTGACGTCGATCCGATGGTGAGACTATTGATCGAGGCGCTGTCCGGAGAACTTTATAATTTATCGAACGACCTTAAAAATACAGAGGGCCGGCTGCTCAATAAACTGGCGGCCCTGCTCACGCCGGACCTGCTCACGGCATCCCTGCCGGCGCACGCCCTCATGCAGGCATTGCCCCTGGAGCCGGTGGAACAACTTTCCGAGTACCGGCATTTTGTGCAGGGTGGCAAGCGCAGTAATGCCGCCGTGGGCGATACCGTGCAGGATGTATTTTTTACACCCGCGGTGCCGGTCACTATTTATGATGCGCACCTGGCCTGCATGGCGACGGGCAACCGGCTGTACACCTACGATCCACGCCGCGGCAAGCAACTCACCGCCGTGGCGCCCGCGGGCCGCTACCTGCCCATGCAAACGCTCTGGTTGGGGCTCCGCCTGCGGGATGGCATTGCTAACCTGGACCAGCTTTCCTTTTACTTCGACTGGAAAAACTATACGTTTGAAAATGACTGGTACCAGCTGCTGGCGCTGTGCACCTGCACCATCAATGGCGTGGCACAGCCCCTGCAAACCGGGTTTAAACACGGCGCCTCCACGCATGCGGGCCCCCGTGACCCGCTGGAACATACCTTGTCTTTTGATACCATGCCGGTGATCATCCGGGATGTGCTCTCTTTTTATAATCATCACTACCTTTCCTTTGCCGGCCAGCCGGTAATACCAGACCAGCAGGCCAGGATGCCCCACCCTCCCGGGTTTGCGGCGGTATTCCCGGAAAAGGAACTGGGCCAGTTGCAGGACCCGCTGCTGTGGGTGCAGCTCTCTTTCCCGGCCGCCATCGGTCAAAACCTGCTGGATAACGTAGACGTGTATACGAATGCATTTCCGGTGATCAACCGCCGCCTGCATAAGCTGAAGCATCGTTTTAAAGGTATTGGCAATATCATTCCCATCAAGCCGGATGTGCAGGAGCACTTCCTGAGCGTGGAATATCTTTCCGACAGCAAGGGCCGGAACTACCGTCCCGTGGCTTATCATCAAAACGAAGAACAGCAACAGGACGCCTACTCCATCCGCATGGGCGGGGCGGAGCGCTTTGACAGCCGCAATGCGCGGGAAATGATCAACTATTTATTTGAATTGCTGCGCGATGAAAGCGCTGCCTTCTCCGCCTATGGATACGATTTCCTCACAGATGTGCTCAAGAACCTGCAGCAAAACCTGGCCCTGGTGGAGCAGAAAGCGCAGCAGTCTTTAAGCGCCATGACAGAGGCCACGCGCTACGTGATCGTGAAGCCACAAAACCCCTCAGAGGTAATGCACCTGGAATACTGGACCACGCAAAGTGAGGCGGCCAACCAACTGCGCAGCGGCATGCCCCTGGTGCAGTTTGAAGGATCCGGCACACGCCCGGAGTCATTGGTGCTGCTCACCAAACCTGCCGGTGGCCGTAAATCAGCGGACCAGCATAATCTGCTGCAAGCCTATAAATATGGCCTCATGACGCGGGACCGCGTAGTGACGGAAGATGATATCAAAAGTTTTTGCCGCCATGAATTAGGCAGCCGCGTGGCGGACATACAGGTAAGGCGGGGGGTCATGGTGTCTGTAAACCCGAAAGAGGGCCTCCGCAAGACCACGGATATCCTGATCACGCAGCGGCCAGACTGGGCTTATACGGAAGAGGAATGGGCGTTTACGCAACGGAATTTATTGCAGAAGCTGAAAACGCGGAGTAGCTTGCTGACGGTGTTCCGTGTGATCGGTGTGGAAGCGGGCACCTCTAACTATCCCTGA
- a CDS encoding GPW/gp25 family protein, with translation MSNPYYKKPFDFTRIFSNNTLESCNIGMSISQHIELIIFTRFGEHRFVPDYGCEVWELDFELIVNQMMWEDKMCKSLAKSIAGQETRIYNIEVEINVRDVEKVFPLKRITEIKKQVDIIVTGKMLSTGENYVFNTALFLSPLSTQ, from the coding sequence ATGAGTAATCCTTACTATAAAAAGCCGTTTGATTTTACCCGCATCTTTTCCAATAATACATTGGAATCATGTAACATAGGCATGTCTATTTCCCAACATATAGAGCTGATTATCTTCACCCGCTTCGGGGAGCACCGTTTTGTGCCGGACTATGGCTGCGAAGTGTGGGAACTTGATTTTGAACTCATTGTAAACCAAATGATGTGGGAAGATAAAATGTGCAAATCCCTGGCAAAGTCCATTGCCGGCCAGGAAACGCGTATCTATAATATAGAAGTAGAAATAAATGTACGGGACGTGGAAAAAGTTTTTCCGCTGAAACGGATCACGGAAATAAAAAAGCAGGTAGACATTATCGTAACCGGCAAAATGCTTTCTACCGGGGAAAATTATGTGTTCAATACGGCGTTGTTTTTGAGCCCTTTGTCCACGCAGTGA
- a CDS encoding type VI secretion system transmembrane protein TssO — protein sequence MAHLSIKERQEQFIFLCILAIFTTGLLSWLLFDSSDLKTAAMKEKLAQKVKEEKQFEAVVAEMKPAVDTTYKKIMDFDPNVQALFLESDILNSIASIKAAYQRRSYDVRYKAFLEEAQLLETLFYDKKELRGNNRNIEKLNADLDRCRLSMRNIQGALLNNGRNPQS from the coding sequence ATGGCTCATCTGAGTATTAAAGAAAGACAGGAACAATTTATTTTCCTCTGCATCCTGGCCATCTTCACCACCGGTTTGCTTTCCTGGTTATTGTTTGATAGCAGCGACCTGAAAACTGCCGCAATGAAAGAAAAACTGGCACAGAAAGTGAAGGAGGAGAAACAGTTTGAAGCCGTGGTGGCCGAGATGAAACCGGCCGTGGATACCACCTATAAAAAGATCATGGACTTCGATCCCAATGTACAGGCCCTTTTCCTGGAATCCGATATCCTCAATTCCATTGCCAGCATTAAAGCGGCCTACCAGCGCCGCTCCTATGATGTACGCTACAAGGCATTCCTGGAAGAAGCGCAGCTGCTCGAAACATTATTCTACGATAAGAAAGAACTACGCGGCAACAACCGTAATATCGAAAAACTCAACGCAGACCTGGACCGCTGCCGCTTATCCATGCGCAACATACAGGGCGCCCTGCTGAATAATGGCCGCAACCCGCAGTCGTAA